The following are encoded together in the Plasmodium knowlesi strain H genome assembly, chromosome: 8 genome:
- a CDS encoding phosphatidylinositol 3- and 4-kinase, putative has protein sequence MGSNSLPMSQQMYFSTHNALRVNDENDVISTLFYEINGNRHISLLIFPFYDVQMLKRLLIKKLNLPGGVKVNDIIIFYKGIKLPNYRIISTYLECTGRNEKNKKKKKKKINKLYWAIKDINPNASIRVIDQKSYPPFFENILHDIKLAFKKNISPKLTMDGTGGTYLLFNSKKKVCSVFKPLDEEAFAPFNPRGYEGKMYQEGFRSGVLSGEGASREIAAYILDNSYNNFSSVPCTIMVEACNPHFNNKSKLKYVDHENNLKWKCGSLQEFVDSRESVGNYDHKQFSIRDIHKIAILDIRVMNLDRNDGNILVSPLKSLKDSCNQFLYRNNRSLGTSDEDTLKRIVTIDNKPSRYSLIPIDHGLIMPHIMDVAEIDLVWFEWPQTKVPFDDEELEVIFTFDPDKDAEKIRNKLLIREDCIRTMRVCTRLLQIGARMHLNLHEIAKISTRKNIDEESVLEHLVRDSIVQAYQMMDYTSLMSTNRLGYILDLAEIKINKKKKNSRMKSIENIDEALKERNETTDKTGINKMEGGAFHFKPLLEDKSKSLDCSYGKSLPSGNTFQDVGGMETAEDKLSGSNSRRMEKEDSAEGSGKLQIISESVSCAPGGITPDHGKGNLSNAFEVTEKKEKSAYDGLYRGTLDVDLNIRSEQKEENKTSTNSFSNKSDYTLVTASSSSCINGKGGSNSCSGESPKGSAHGVGENSPSSDGASGKRGDKQDNRGDDRPPPHSASDQDTRVKGKKRKKKKKKKYFDKDDNKPVGEKREDEEGKGLPSDKPHNVSEELQNETTKGDLLKGGVQDDEEEGDDESSSEEDEETDDENDEVPFRKPTGTIKRITESSGTAYRGMEMNKVNSVWMIRDKNNKIINVKWENKIFEKLFFETFENYVKRYISDYHPEWKQYPYKGSHISGIKHGYLKSIE, from the exons ATGGGGAGCAACAGCCTGCCGATGTCACAGCAGATGTACTTCAGCACTCACAACGCCCTGCGCGTAAACGACGAGAACGATGTGATCAGCACGCTATTTTATGAAATAAACGGGAACAGGCATATCAGCCTGTTGATATTCCCCTTCTACGACGTGCAAATGCTGAAGAGACTGCtgataaaaaagttaaatcTGCCTGGAGGAGTCAAAGTAAATGACatcataatattttacaaggGAATAAAATTGCCAAACTACAGAATCATAAGTACGTATTTAGAATGTACAGgtcgaaatgaaaaaaataaaaaaaaaaaaaaaaaaaaaataaataagttaTATTGGGCCATAAAGGATATTAACCCAAATGCATCGATAAGAGTCATAGATCAAAAAAGTtaccctcctttttttgaaaatattttacacgATATAAAATTAGCTTTTAAGAAAAACATTTCCCCAAAGTTAACTATGGATGGAACAGGAGGTACTTACCTTCTCTTCAACAGTAAGAAGAAGGTATGTTCTGTTTTCAAACCTTTGGATGAGGAAGCATTTGCCCCTTTTAACCCTAGAGGTTATGAAGGGAAGATGTATCAGGAGGGGTTCCGATCTGGAGTCCTATCTGGGGAAGGAGCTAGCAGAGAGATTGCTGCCTACATACTTGATAACAGTTACAACAATTTCAGTAGCGTTCCCTGTACCATCATGGTGGAAGCTTGCAACCCACACTTTAATAATAAGAGCAAGCTAAAATATGTCGACCATGAAAATAACCTGAAGTGGAAATGTGGGTCCTTGCAGGAATTCGTTGATTCTAGGGAAAGTGTAGGGAACTACGACCACAAGCAGTTTAGCATTAGAGACATTCACAAGATTGCAATTTTAGACATACGGGTTATGAACTTGGATCGGAACGATGGCAATATTTTGGTGTCTCCTTTGAAGAGTTTGAAGGATTCGTGTAACCAGTTTCTTTATCGGAACAATCGCAGTCTGGGCACGAGTGATGAAGACACCCTCAAGAGGATCGTTACGATTGATAATAAACCATCCAG GTACAGCCTCATCCCTATAGACCACGGACTCATCATGCCGCACATAATGGACGTCGCGGAGATTGACTTGGTTTGGTTCGAGTGGCCCCAGACGAAG GTCCCATTCGACGATGAGGAGCTAGAGGTTATCTTCACGTTCGACCCGGACAAGGACGCCGAGAAAATTCGTAACAAGCTTCTGATCCGGGAGGACTGCATACGGACCATGCGTGTGTGCACAAGGCTTCTGCAGATCGGAGCCAGGATGCACCTCAATTTGCatgaaattgcaaaaatCAGCACGAGGAAGAACATCGACGAGGAGTCTGTGCTGGAGCATCTCGTACGGGATTCCATCGTACAG GCATATCAAATGATGGACTACACGTCACTTATGAGCACCAATCGACTGGGTTATATCCTGGACTTggcggaaataaaaattaacaaaaaaaaaaaaaacagcagaATGAAGTCAATCGAGAATATCGACGAAGCGTTGAAAGAGAGAAACGAAACGACTGATAAAACTGGTATcaataaaatggaaggggGGGCGTTTCATTTTAAGCCTTTATTGGAGGATAAGTCCAAGTCGTTGGACTGCAGTTATGGGAAGTCCCTACCCAGTGGGAACACCTTTCAAGATGTGGGAGGAATGGAAACTGCGGAGGATAAACTAAGTGGGAGCAATTCtagaaggatggaaaaagaagacaGCGCTGAGGGGAGTGGGAAATTGCAAATCATTTCCGAGAGTGTATCGTGTGCACCTGGTGGCATTACGCCAGACCATGGAAAAGGGAACTTAAGTAACGCATTCGAAGTTACggagaagaaagagaagagtGCATACGACGGGTTGTATAGAGGGACCCTTGATGTGGATCTTAACATAAGGAGTGaacagaaggaggagaataaAACATCGACCAATTCGTTTAGCAATAAGAGTGACTATACGCTGGTTACTGCCAGTTCAAGTTCGTGCATCAatgggaagggggggagtaaTTCCTGTAGTGGGGAGTCCCCCAAGGGAAGTGCACATGGTGTGGGGGAGAACTCGCCATCCAGCGATGGGGCGAGTGGGAAACGGGGTGATAAGCAGGACAACCGAGGGGATGATCGCCCACCACCACACAGCGCGAGCGATCAGGACACCAGggtaaagggaaaaaaaaggaagaaaaagaaaaagaagaagtatttCGATAAGGATGATAACAAGCCAGTTGGTGAGAAAAGGGAGGACGAGGAGGGAAAGGGATTACCGAGTGACAAACCGCATAATGTGTCTGAAGAATTACAGAATGAGACAACCAAGGGAGATTTGCTCAAAGGAGGAGTGcaggatgatgaagaagaaggtgaTGACGAAAGTAGTAGCGAAGAAGACGAGGAAACGGACGATGAGAACGACGAGGTACCGTTTAGGAAACCCACAGGAACCATCAAACGGATAACTGAATCCAGCGGGACTGCCTATCGAGGCATGGAAATGAACAAGGTGAACTCAGTATGGATGATACGAGACAAGaacaacaaaataataaacgTCAAATGGGAGAACAAAATATTCGAGAAACTTTTCTTCGAGACCTTTGAAAATTATGTGAAGAGGTATATTAGCGATTATCACCCGGAGTGGAAACAGTATCCTTACAAGGGATCTCATATTAGCGGTATCAAGCATGGATACTTGAAGAGCATAGAATGA